From the genome of Caretta caretta isolate rCarCar2 chromosome 28, rCarCar1.hap1, whole genome shotgun sequence:
aaaggtaaattgaccgaagagcgtctcccatcgacccagcccactgtagacagagcagtaagtcgaccgaagcgacgtcaaatccagctctgttattcacgcagcgggagcagcctaacttaggacgacttcctgcggtaggatagagtcataaatagaaagggaaggctaaccacctttaaatccctcctggccagaggaactgggattgtttactctacagaagagaagaatgaggggggatgtcatagctgctttgaactaaatgaaggtggatccaaagaggacggatctagactattctcagtgacagcagatgacaggacaaggaggaatggtcaagttgcagtgggggagatttaggttggatattaggaaaaactttttcactaggagggtggtgaaatactggaatgggttaccttgggaggtggtggaatctgcttccttagaagtttttaagatcaggcttgagaaagccctggctgggatgatttagttggggattggtcctcctctgggcagggggttggactagatacctcctgaggtcccttccaaccccgatatcctaggattctatgatcatttggccaacaacatgcagcaaagcacccaactcagttgcatgaatgctctataaaccactcctcaattatacagagacaccagcatatctccccagctctcagccttgcacctcagaaatgtaccatcttacactgctcacggccttctcttgaaaagtgtaagctcattaattagttcgccacttcatcaaaaataaaggggacatgcaccagcctttgtcatgtgagcaactttcccaagcactttggacaaactcaggagtaagtataaaatagtaaaataactttattaactccagaaagttagattttaactgagtataagtattggtcacagaggtcaaaagtgtttacataacaaatgaaaacagactcccagtctaaactctaatttgaatctactaagcaagaattggatcaaacagcttttctcactcactggttgctccaggcaatgttgagatcttaatacacagactgaattccctctcagcctgggaccaatctccgcagttcaaattctgagtcttccagacaatcttccaggtgttgagattggggaagagacaggccacgtgggggtgtctttgactctcatacatattttttctccagctgctaggtagattcttgccgtgatgctggggttagttagcccccaatatggagcagcagtttgcctcctgcaccttgtggtaggcatgtcacagctccttcactttcaccccgcacggcagtgtgtccctgtcatggcccctttctatcatgcatcacgaaatctgcgtgcgcacctcgggagttacaccacagaaagctgctttcctgtgcagaaacttgcccgtgtagacaaggccgcagagggcttccataagaacgcacgacaggtcatagactgggtcagaccaatggtccgtcaagcccagtgtgctacctgagagcgaccagtgccggatgcattggagggaaagaacagaacaggcttgttgacctgcaaggtgagggtctttcacctttatatttaacttcattgttgtcaattcctacttatcctatatctaactacccctcctctgaggtctatgggcaaatcaggtgtgaaccactcctttgacacagacgtgtcccaatccagctgaactgaggcagaatttgggccaatgtcagtttggaaaaggcctgcttcacccagcaggtttctcaaagtatccgctgctgtgaaccgcatgtcgtctggatgtgcgaactccaaacatagcaaacatgaaaaaaaaaaaacgcaaagccagTTCTGAGGTTTGCAGAGCCAGGcttgagggttaaagagctgtgctcaaaaggacaagggtctcagcagctataaaaagaactagttgcaaaaacaaaacaaaaattacatggaaaaaaaacaaccaaacaacaaccacccagaaaagctcctatcactcgcccatcaccattgtagatcttgacatctcctgcctaatgtgacatctttgctttgcgaacaacagccctggggaactcctgcgaactccaaagacagcaaacatgaaaaaaaaaaaacgcaaagccggttctgaggtttccagagccaggcctgagggttaaagagctgtgctcaaaaggacaagggggctcagcagctataaaaagaactagttgcaaaaacaaaacaaaaattacatggaaaaaaaacaaccaaacaacaaccactcAGAAAAGCTgccatcactcgcccatcaccattgtagatcttgacatctcctgcctaatgtgacatctttgctttgtgaacaagagccctggggaactctctggctcacctgtgggggtggaaggggtctcacactacgtgggaaggctgcatcatgagaaaaaccacctgtgctctactttcacactttctaatctttcagagtagcaggaggcggaaaagtgagacacatgcattagactcaagagcaaaactaagagaccaaaccacagactctggactcagcattcatgtatcctgcagtctgaacttggaatctgttacattccctcattggctaccatcatttaaccaacacggaagtgcttcttgtccagcaaggcagccagtttgggactcataggcatggcatggctctgaaggaatcagctgtttctctctgtgcttcaggaaacttgggatccaaatggtaaaagacagttgttcccagtttcatcatggcatcctttagaagtgtgagcaattctaaaaacagtttaccttggccacaggtcaccatagcgtccatctctggggtgaaaatcaaccactcgtagctctcatttctacctgagttcttgtcaaatctttgaccttagttgtagcaattttacacggctctggcgtagaattcttcaccaaccacacaacataccagtagcgatactgaggtagaactcccccaaatatgcccttttgtttctttaatctggtggcacagatttaaataagggactaaattcaggtgcggcttagaatccctctaagacaccaaatgtcaggtatctactcaaaatgggtgtctttctgcagctctatcacattcctcatggatgtcatttcctacacatttacagcatctcccaggagtgagctgaacagaaatgtcacttccatttttcccatctctacctaggaagggattgcatttcccaaataagaggcaacatgcacctgattaggaagggaagatcttcaggagcaacctcctgcagggcatgggccacaactgctttgggaggcaaattaatgggtcttttgcttagttccaaatcatttactagagaatcctcttcccagccccttcgggaaatactgaccttaccaattgaagaacagggggatagagatggtgatggagaatccctctgatttaccctatgttcttctgttgttacagaggggaaaatacatttttccctatcccttccctattcctgctctttgttatacttcaatatattttaagggaggaaaacgggagtaaaaatatctgccttcaggaaaacctctgaaaaccagcgctctgatgaactgtgacaactgggaatgaaacaatatgatcctggtgggggaacttgatgactaacaatggtttttaaatgggggaacagtataactgtgatgctcaggctttgtttagactaggacatgtgatggagtttaggtcaggtcaagggggggaaagctaatgccaaccactgcacctcggctgcatctgcatgacaactgtaattgtcttttaacaccaagatcactaacttgagcagccaacgccatgtacagtcctagtggatgtaaggcacgggtagtttttgcctcagtgtagcttgttgggaacaaacctctctcccccacctggagctgatgaacattcctggctggagggacacacgctcctttgacccaaaaggaaaggagttgatagaaaacatcacaggactgaccccaaagaagggtgagctgcaaaaggcaggagcaggcaactcatctgggggagctgagtaaccacggtgaagatggggcacagatcactaagtgggaattagcaaatgtgatttaaaagaaaaaaatacctttggccagccctagttaaggcatttgttacagatgactcctatgtggattttctgatgtctaataagggttgagcgctgattgaagcttctcccacactcagagcatccataaggcttctcacctgtgtggattcttctatgtgtggtcagtacagagctccgattaaagcttttcccgcactcagagcatatgtagggcctctctcctgtgtgcgttctctgatgtgtgattagggttgagcgctgattgaagcttttcccgcactcagagcatatgtagggcctctctcctgtgtggattcgctgatgtgtgataagggctgagctttgattgaagtgtttgccacactcacggcatccataaggtttctcacccgtgtggattttccgatgtgtaattaggtgtgagctctgcttgaagtgtttcccacactcagggcatccataaggtttctcacccgtatggattcgccgatgtatGATAAAGTATGAGctccgattaaagcttttcccgcactcagagcacatgtagggggtctctcctgtgtgcgttctctgatgtgtgattagggttgagcgctgattgaagcttttcccgcactcagagcatgtgtagggcctctcccctgtgtggattcgctgatgtgagaggagggatgaactgtcaatgaagtgcttcccacactcagggcatccataaggtttctcacccgtgtggattttccgatgtgtaattaggtgtgagctctgcttgaagtgtttcccacactcagggcatccataaggtttctcacccgtgtggattttccgatgtgtaacaaggtgtgagctctgcttgaagtgtttcccacactcagggcatccgtaaggtttctcacccgtatggattttccaatgtgtaataaggtatgagctctgcttgaagtgtttcccacactcagggcatccataaggtttctcacctgtgtggattctcttatgtgcaatgagatgcgagctccgcttgaagcatttcccacacacacagcatgcgtaaggtttctcacccgtgtggattctctgatgtctgagaaggtccgagctccctttgaagcttttcccacactcgaggcatgtgtagcgtgttccttccaagttcattctctcacgtgtaataaggtctgactggctaccgaagttttcctctggcctctgctgactctcacaggcttttgttttttctgggcgtgcacagctcccagaatcattccctttggaccttcctgacaacatcccatgggcttctactcgctcagcatcttcctgctggggttcctcctcgttttcactcaccatcccaacacctgacgggagaccgagagaatccagacgtaagtctctgcctgcgccagagagaaaggaaatctcagagagaagaacggaaaaagggatgaaggaacgaaaacgtgtacaggacagatcaaacctatcaggagctgattttcccttcaaccttccccagaggagagaaaggaagggatcagttctgggtccgtatctcagaagaaatctcaggggacagcgagattggggagggacctgctaccagttgtcagtcaggataggtgggaagccatgagtgacctctgcctaacgattccacatctgcagggaacaatcctgaacttggagagctcacaagatctttgtagggcatcccaaatgttgcctgtattcaccgacagttttggggttggtttaaccaatgcctcacctatgcaggcagctctcgggagcacttttttcttagagccatgaaggtctgggacgcacgactcctcccctcgttccagctgcgagatcacatcagttctggaaactggaaaccctgctcaaggcaaagaaaacaagggaggtcagtggaatttgtgggatacttgtcacaaagaatattccatgcttttaagcccagttcacttttaagtagtaacgtcccaaggccggcttccttggctcaaagtgccaggagatgattattacaaatcatattcattaccttagtgcctaagggccaactaacagtgggtcctcattttgctaggcacagtacaaaccgagaagcattgatggcccgtgccctgaagaagttacaatctaaatagacaaggcagacacagaatgggggaaggggtccaacccaccagcagagtgaactccgtgaaggcagagtgacagatctgatcaacacaggcctagatcttgagactatcggatttaatgttacaaccagggccagcgttttctggaaattgtagctaggactgcattttttcccaaaattactctttgtttctggaatcaccgttaatatccggaattgctgatcagagggtgggtggggcatgcagggtcacaatcccccagatttctccctggagacacccgtctcctccccagggcacaggctggctgcggctgagacttgatgccaatttcttccctcttcatagaagtctgggatcggcagtgggacgccaggctctctcatcatgctgcagagaggacggcactcacagctgctcgcggccgtgtccacagcacctctcccctgctcatctcccctgtacacagctggttcatgccccgtctctcctgcgcacagctggctctaggctctcaatgcccagtatctgagccccaccgcccccacacagccggctcctgtcccctccccccaaggcactttcaggctttaaaggattagatattgctcacgtttgtcaattactctcttttcattgcctgcaaactcttgccctaattatgactgttgtctgtatatctaagccagcccttgaaagcatgaattcttcacagactatgatgccgagatgcgccacatgataccaggaagggctgcgggttgggtttcctgtgcaagctggtatcactacagggtgatgaatgccagatctcaaggctggttatgcagagctccaccttttgaagctttacccaacgcagaaaggggtagggacggatttcccctcattcaggagactgaagacgacagacttttgggggataaacagctgagtttgagctgactgaggggggtctttctgggctacaaactcacaggacctgataaccagcaggaggtaaccctttaagaaaggttttaatacactttggaaccgatcagggattcccatgaggactgctgagggaatgaaggtaaacacgcatttggatgctcttcttgttttatgagaatgggaacaggaagggcagggatatcaccgaatgcaggatctcagcaggactagatgtcaggatagcaccatattgcagcccattggaaaacataatcccaactacacatataaaatgatgggctctaaatgagctgtttccactcaacagagggatcttggagtcactgggcacagctctctgaaaacatcaactcagtgtccaatggcagtcaaaaagcaaagagaatattgggaatcattctgaaatggatagataagaagacagaaaatatcatatcgcctctatataaacccatggtacacccacatctcgaatactgcctgcagatgtggttgccccatctcaaaaaaagatatattggaattggaaaaggttcagaaaagggcaacccaaatgattacaggtatgaaactcttctgtacggggaaagattaaaaagaccgggactattcagcttggaaaagagacaaaggggggatatgagagaggtctataaaatcaaaactgccgtggagaaagtaaataagg
Proteins encoded in this window:
- the LOC142070235 gene encoding uncharacterized protein LOC142070235; protein product: MYDKCGKHFKQSSYLITHWKIHTGEKPYGCPECGKHFKQSSHLVTHRKIHTGEKPYGCPECGKHFKQSSHLITHRKIHTGEKPYGCPECGKHFIDSSSLLSHQRIHTGERPYTCSECGKSFNQRSTLITHQRTHTGETPYMCSECGKSFNRSSYFIIHRRIHTGEKPYGCPECGKHFKQSSHLITHRKIHTGEKPYGCRECGKHFNQSSALITHQRIHTGERPYICSECGKSFNQRSTLITHQRTHTGERPYICSECGKSFNRSSVLTTHRRIHTGEKPYGCSECGRSFNQRSTLIRHQKIHIGVICNKCLN